Genomic DNA from Zonotrichia albicollis isolate bZonAlb1 chromosome 25, bZonAlb1.hap1, whole genome shotgun sequence:
gggacatcccagctgccccatccctgggtctGTCCCTGGATCCATCCGGGGACATCCTGACCACTGCTCCCCCCCACCCCTCGATCCCAGGATCTGTCCTGGGACATCCCGACTGCCCCACTCCTGCCTGTTTCCATCTCcattcccatccatccctgttcTGTCTCACATTCCTATCCCTGTaccctttcccattcccatcacGGTTTCCATCCATCCTGGTTCCCATTGCCCATTCTCATTCTACAGTCTCCGTTCCTATTCCCATCTTCTTTCCCATTCCccgttcccatccccattccccattccctattcccatccccatccccatccccattttctgtacccattcccttccccattccctgtccctgttcctgttcccattccctgtccaggttcccatccccattccctaTCACTGTtcccttcccattcccatccccgtTCCccattctccattcccttccctattcccattccctgtccctgttccccttCCCATCCCTATGCCCAttctccattcccattccccgctcccattcctgttccctgttcctattccccattcccattccctatatcccgttcccgttcccatccccattcccatccctatCCCCGTTCCCATCCGCATTcctcattccctgtccccattccctgtccccaatcTCATTctcattccctgtccccattccccatttctattccctgtccccatgacGGTTCCCTGTCCCTATCCCCGTTCCCATCCTcatctccatccccattcccattccctgtcctcaTTCCCCAtttcctgtccccattccccattcccattccccattccccattgcccattcccattcccattcccattccccattcccattccccattcccattcccattcccattcccattcccattctccattcccattccccattccccattccccattccccacttcccattccctgcccccattccctgtccccattcccattctcatttcccattcccattcccattccctgttcccattcccgttcccgttcccattcccgttcccgttcccgttccccgTTGCCGTTCCCACGGGCGGGTCTGGGGCGTTGCCAGGGgcggtgccaggggctgtgccaggggcggTGCCAGGGGCGGTGCCAGGGGCGGTGCCGTGGGCGGGGCGTGGCGCGCGCGGGCAGCGCCGCGGTGGCCGCGGTAACGGCGCCGTGAGGCGGGcgcggggcaggtgaggggcggcggggccgctgcgggaccggcaccggcaccggcaccgggggAGGGAGCGGGGGCGgcttctggggctctgcagccGCGCCACAGGGCCCGGCTCTGCCGGCGGGGCTGCGCTCTTGCCGCGGGCCCGGCCGTGGGCTCAGCCCCCGGCCCAGCTGTGGGCCCGGCCGGGCGGTGGCACCGAGGgctctcctggggctgggccagcccGCACCAGGACAGGGGCACTGGGCAGGGAGTGATGCCCAGGAGGTTCCACCTGAGCATGAGGAAGGACTTTAAACACCTGGAACacattgcccagagaggctatGAAGTGTCCCTGCCAGAGGTATCCCGGACCCATCCACACACAGGCCTGTGCTCTGTGTCCTGtgctttgtgccctgtgccccgtgccatgctgtgccctgtgctttgTGCCCCGTGCCttgtgctctgtgctctgtgccctgtaccctgtgccctgtgccccgtgccccgtgccctgtgccctctgccatgtgctctgtgccctgtgccttgtgccctctgctctgtgccctgtgccccatgCCTTGTGCTCTATGCCCCGTGCCCCGTgccccgtgccctgtgccctgtgctctgtgccctgtgccctgctgggtcAGGGAGGTGGCACCCCATGAGCCGCCCTTGTCCCTTGCAGCCTGGCCCCGCTGGGATCCcgtgctgtgggtcagggtgtgcACTGCCCACCTCCCGGGCCCTGGGGGCACCTGTGGGCACCTGTGGGCACGGCCCTCCCTGGCTGTGGTTCCCCATGCCAGCCCTCAGCAGACCCCGTTTCCagcctgtcccctctgtcacaCGCCGTGCTGGGGCAGTGCAGGAGGGCCCCACCAGGGTCCTGCCAGCTTGGTTGGTTGGCTGGGGTTCGTTCTTGGCAGTGGCAGCGTTGCCGGGGATGTTTGTCAGTGctccctgggagctgtgcctcAGGGCCTTGTTGCCTTGGAGTTTATTTGTTGGCAGCAGCGAGGGGGAGGCgcagcccctgtccctcccACGGGCTCctggggagctgggctgagTCACCCGGGccggtgtccctgtccccttcccTGGAGGCTCGGCAGGGACGGATCtgtcagctggggctgggcagggtgtgCTGGGACTCTGCCTTGGCCGTGCTGAGCTGCCGGAGAAGTGAAATGTCAAATAACAAACACATCCCTGGCAAAGTGCCACGGGGGCTGTTCTCTCTGTTTGGTTTAGAATGGAATCCCAGaagagtttgggttggaagggagcttaaAGAACATCttgtcccacccctgccatggcagggacaccttccactgtcccaggtgctcccagccctgtcctgcctggccttgggcactgccagggatgaggggcagccacagcttctctgggcaccctgtgccagggcctgcccaccctcacagggaacagtTTCATCCCAAGATCCCGTGTAACCCTGTCCTctgtcagtgggaagccattccctgtgtgctggcaTTGCCCATCCCAGGTGTGCTGGCATTGcccatcccaggtgtgcctggcactgcccagcccaggtgtgctGGCATTGCCCAGCCAGGTGTGCTGGCATTGCCCATCCCAGGTGTGCTGGCATTGcccatcccaggtgtgcctggcactgcccagcccaggtgtgccTGGCATTGCCCAGCCAGGTGTGCTGGCATTGCCCAGTCCAGGTTTGCCTGGCattgccccatcccaggtgtgcTGGCATTGCCCCATCCAGGTGTGCTGGCATTtcccatcccaggtgtgcctggcATTGCCCCATTCAGGTGTGCTGGCATTGCCCCAGGCAggtgtgctggcactgccctgcccaggtgtgctggcATTGCCCCAGCCAGGTGTGCTGGCATTGCCCGTCCCAGGTGTGCCTGGCattgcccattccctgggcagcctgggcagtgccagcactctCTAGGGGAGGAACCtttccctgatatccaaccctaacctgatatctaaccctaaccctgccCTGACAGAGCTCCTGCCGTTCCCTCAGGTGAATCATTCTCTGTTAAACAGAGAATTTTGGACACTTTTGGACCAAGCTTTTGGTCTCTGGAGAGTTCTGTGTATTGAATCAGGGGTTTTCAATCTCAATGGTTTTGATACCTTTAAAATACGAAGTCAGTCTTATCCCCAAATCCAAAACAGGAACTGAATCTGCCCCTGCAGGAGCAGTGCAAAGGCCAGAGTTGTGCTCTGAGCTTCACTCCTCTCCCATTTGCGCTGAGTTTCCAGCTTCAGAAGAAAGAAATCGTTCTTTCCATCAAAAACTGCCATTCAGTGCCAAAGGGCAcaactccccaaagctctgggTCGGCTTTACACGATCCCTGCCAAAGGCGGTCCCTACACAGAACGCAGCTGCCACCCTCTGGGACCCGGCCCTTACTGCACTGCCGGGTTAGTGATGCCCTGTGATGCCCTGTGATACCCATGTGATACCCAGTGATGCCCGTGTGATTCCCAGTGATGCCCTGTGATACCCAGTGATGCCCAGTGATACCCATGTGATACCCAGTGATACCCATGTGATACCCAGTGATGCCCAGTGATACCCAGTGATGCCCAGTGATGCCCATGTGATATCCAGTGATACCTATATGATGCCCAGTGatgctcagtggtgcccagtgatGCCCAATGATGTTCATTGATACCCAGTGATACCCATGGGATACCCTGTGACGCCCATGTGATTGATACCCAGTGACGCCCATGTGATTCCCAGTGATACCCAGTGATGCCCAGTGATGCCCAGTGAAGCCCAGTGATACCCATGTGATACCCAGTGATGCCCAGTGATGCCCATGTGATACCCAGTGATGCCCATGTGATTGATACCCAGTGATGCCCATGCAGTGATTCCCAGTGATGCCCAGTGATGTTCATTGATACCCAGTGATGCCCATGTGATACCCATTGATACCCAGTGATGCCCATGCAGTGATGCCCATTGATGCCCAGTGATGCCCGTGCAGTGGTACCCCAGGTTTATCTGGCATTAcctgccccagagccccagggagctgagggctcctgcccagctcctgtaaCTTCTCCCTCTTTCCCGCCCCGCAGGTGCCATGGCCACAGCGGCTTTCCAGGACTCAGCACCAGCTCAGCTCCGCTCCCCTCCGGGCACAGCCGCTCTGCTGTGGGCCAGCACCATCACCATGCACGTCTCCAGGCCCAAATCTGCCAAGGGGCAGAGGCCAAGCTTGAGCCACCGTCAGGGCACGGAAGGCTGTCCGTGCCATGTGCCAGGTTCCCCGCTGGCACCTTCTCCTCGGGAATTGGTGAAGAGCCGGAGAGCGCCGCTCACAAAAGCGGCGttcccacctgcccaggtgtctcctgggaaaatcccaaagctcctgcagcaggtgcCTTTGAAGaccccctcctcctccctgaaCAGGTACCGGGTGCTGCCCTCCATCAGCCGGAAGGGGGCGGGGAGCAGCGCCGTGGAAGCCTTGGCTGAACGGACCAACCGGCTGGAAGTGAGCGAGGGCCAGGAGGATGCTCCAAAAGCCACCAAGGCTTCTTCTGGAGGACAGGGATGTGCCAGCACACTGTCAGGAAGTGGCATTCCCACCGCGGAGAGCTCAcgtgccctctgtgcccctgagcagtggggagggcaggggagccCCTGGGTGCTCCCTGCAGGCCTGGAGGAGCCGCAGGTGCTGCTCGCTGTCCGctctccctctgggcagaggtTTGAGCACCACTTCAAGCCCTCTGACAGCCTCCAGACCGTCCTTGCCGTGGCAGGACAGAAACTGTTGGCCAACTACCAACACTGCAGCGTTGAAACCATGGAGGTGCCCCGGAGGAGCTTCTCTGACCTTACCAAGTCCCTCCAGGAGTGCAGGATCCTGCCCAAGTCCGTGCTGTGCATCCGGCAGCACAAGCAGCACGATGCAGCAGCAGATCTTTAGGCACACAGAGcgctgtggtgcttctgctcagCGAGCTGCATTGCTTCTTCCAAAATACTGAGAGTCTGATGCTTCCCG
This window encodes:
- the UBXN10 gene encoding UBX domain-containing protein 10, producing MATAAFQDSAPAQLRSPPGTAALLWASTITMHVSRPKSAKGQRPSLSHRQGTEGCPCHVPGSPLAPSPRELVKSRRAPLTKAAFPPAQVSPGKIPKLLQQVPLKTPSSSLNRYRVLPSISRKGAGSSAVEALAERTNRLEVSEGQEDAPKATKASSGGQGCASTLSGSGIPTAESSRALCAPEQWGGQGSPWVLPAGLEEPQVLLAVRSPSGQRFEHHFKPSDSLQTVLAVAGQKLLANYQHCSVETMEVPRRSFSDLTKSLQECRILPKSVLCIRQHKQHDAAADL